The bacterium DNA window GGCCCATCGCATCGGACAGGGTGGTATGGCTGTAAGCCTCACGCAAGAGCGTCAGCCCCTCATCGCTGGGCAAGGGCAGCGCCGCCGCCAATTCTTCGATCTGCGCCGCCGCATCCACGCCGTACAGACCGACCATGAATCCCTTATGCTCGGCAGTCGGTTCAAAGCGCAGATCTCCGAGGTCGCCGCCGCGCGCCAGATACCGTGCATGGCGGACCTCTTCGAGGTCGTGGTCTTCCCCTTCCAGCCAAAAGACCGGCAGCACGGGAAGATGCAAATAGTCTTCGAGTTCAGCGGCCAGGCGCGTGGCGTGGTAAGCCTTCAAAAAGGTATAGAGCGGTCCGCCGAGGAAGCCGGCCTGCTGTCCGGTCACCACCATTACCGCGCGGCCTTCCCGCAACGCATCGAGGCGAGCCAGGGTGGACGATGGCACGCCGTAACTCTTGCCGCGCGCCTCAAACAGATCCGCCAGTTCTTTCCACGGCCGTGACTGCGCACGCTGCCGCTCGGCTGCGATACGGCAGGAGTTCATATCCGCAGGCATCGCCGCAAACAGATCGTGCGGCACGCGGCCTTGCATGATGGCATGCCATGTGCGCGAGAAGTTGCCTAAGCTGCCGAAGGGGATCGCCGAAGAGGTTCTGCTCACGCTGCTCACTTCCGGGCAAAAAGAATCAGTCGCGGCGATTGCGGCACAAACGGTTTGCCGTCATAATCGCCCCAGAGTTCTACCACCGAGAGTCCGCGGTCTTCGGCCATCTGTTCGAGTTCCTGCGACTCGTACAGCCGCACCGACTCGCTGATCTTGCGCGTGACACTGCCGTGTTGTATTTCGATATGCTTAATCACCCGTTTCCGTTCCCGATCCAACTCGCGGCGTTCGGACATTTCTCCGTCCCGCGTTTCGCGGTGAGTATGGGCGATGAAATGCGAGCGCAGATAGTTGGGATTGATTACGTCGAGGATCAGGATTCCGCCGGGAGCGAGAATCCGCACCAGTTCGGAAAAAGCCGCGTGGTTATCCGCCTCGCTGTCAAAATAGCCGAGGCTGGAAAAGATATTGGCCACCACGTCATACTCGGCAGCCAGCGGCAGATGCCGAATGTCGCCGCGCACGAACAGCGGCGGTAGGGAGTAGACCTCCGCCACCTCTTCGGCCCGGGCCAGCATAATACTGGACAGATCCACACCGATCACGCGCGCACCTTTTTGCGCGAAGGCCAGACTGTGACGGCCCGCACCGCACGGCACATCGGCCACGGTGATTCCGGGTCTCAGTTCGAGGCTCGCCCAGATAATTTCCACAAAGTCTTGCGCTTCCTTCACATCGCGGTGCGCGTACAGGGCAAGATAGTCTTCATCAAACCATCTCGCATACCATTCCGAGGACTCTTTGGCACACATGTCGATATCGCTTCCTCATAAGTGCAACTCTTTACAAAATACGAATCTCACCTCGGAATGTCAATGAACATCACACTATCTTTGCCCCTCGTCCCGTGGCTGCCCGCGAGCTTTGGGGAAACTGACTGAATGGCACGGTTTCAGCTTGCTTCTGTAAGGATTGCGATTTTGCCGAATAAGTGTATATTATTGAACCTA harbors:
- a CDS encoding class I SAM-dependent methyltransferase, with translation MCAKESSEWYARWFDEDYLALYAHRDVKEAQDFVEIIWASLELRPGITVADVPCGAGRHSLAFAQKGARVIGVDLSSIMLARAEEVAEVYSLPPLFVRGDIRHLPLAAEYDVVANIFSSLGYFDSEADNHAAFSELVRILAPGGILILDVINPNYLRSHFIAHTHRETRDGEMSERRELDRERKRVIKHIEIQHGSVTRKISESVRLYESQELEQMAEDRGLSVVELWGDYDGKPFVPQSPRLILFARK